ACTGCCTCACCTGGTCATAAGCTCTCCCAGTTGCAAAAACGGCAAAGGTTGACACAAAAGGAATTTTTCCAGAATAGGCAAGCCCTGCTGCAATGCTCATCAGGTTCTGCTCTGCTATGCCAACATTGAAAAACCGTTCTGGGAATGCCTTCCCAAAAAGGGCGGTTTTAGTTGATGATGAAAGGTCAGCATCAAGAACTACTATTTCCTTCCTTTCTTTCCCAAGTTCCACGAGAGTTTTGCCGTACGCATCTCTCAAACTTTCCTTTTTCCAGTTCATAGCGTATCACCGAGTTCTTTCATTGCTCTTTCTGCCTCTTCCTTGTTTGGTGGCTTTCCATGGAAACTCACATTGTTCTCCATGAAGGAAACACCCTTACCTTTTACAGTCTTTGCAATGACCATTGTGGGCTTTCCCTTTACACCCCAACTTTCCTCAATCGCCTTCCCTATTTCCCTGTAATCATGCCCATTGATTTCAATCACGTGCCAGCCGAATGCCTCCCATTTATTTTTCAGCGGTTCAAGGCACATTATGTTTTCAGTGCAGCCATCAATCTGAAGATTGTTCCTATCCAGAAAGACAGTCAGATTATCTAATTTGTAATGATGTGCGGTCATTGCTGCCTCCCAGATTTGACCGCTTTCGCTTTCGCCATCGCCAATCATTGCGTAAACTCTGTATTCCTTTTTGTCAATTTTGCCAGCTAGAGCCATACCACATGCGACAGACAGCCCCTGACCAAGTGAACCAGTAGATGCCTCAATTCCGGGCAATTTCCTTGCATCTGGATGCCCCTGAAGTCGTGAGTTGATTTTTCTGAGTGTAAGCAACTCCTCTTTCGGAAAGTAACCGCTTTCAGCGAGCACAGCATAGAGTGCAGGGACTCCGTGACCTTTACTTAAAACAAATCTATCTCTATCAGCCCAGCCAGGGTCAGTAGGACGATGCCTCAGATACTTGAAGTAGA
This sequence is a window from Thermoplasmata archaeon. Protein-coding genes within it:
- a CDS encoding transketolase; its protein translation is MLTDEEIKFLTEKAIVVRRHIIRMIYNAQSGHPGGSLSATDILVALYFKYLRHRPTDPGWADRDRFVLSKGHGVPALYAVLAESGYFPKEELLTLRKINSRLQGHPDARKLPGIEASTGSLGQGLSVACGMALAGKIDKKEYRVYAMIGDGESESGQIWEAAMTAHHYKLDNLTVFLDRNNLQIDGCTENIMCLEPLKNKWEAFGWHVIEINGHDYREIGKAIEESWGVKGKPTMVIAKTVKGKGVSFMENNVSFHGKPPNKEEAERAMKELGDTL